Below is a genomic region from Eupeodes corollae chromosome 1, idEupCoro1.1, whole genome shotgun sequence.
atttttaaactaaaactgaaaaatattatacataaaatataatttaaaaaaaagttctaaagacatttttaaaaaatcattgcatttaaatttttgaaacaacctttttttaaacagagtCTTTAGATAATATTTCAAGTTataactttaaatgttttaagaattATAACTGTATTGATTTCGtgcaactttaatatttttaatatttaaacaaaataacaagttcCCCATATATTGGCCACATTACTAAAGTTTTACACTAAAAAGGACTTTAAAATCTGGTTCTCTTAGGCATGTACGTGTACGcacttttttctattaatttgtatttttgtactgTACATAAATGTAAAGgaccaaattaataaataaaaaaaatggaacaatgtTTCCGTTGTACATTTTTTGGATTTGATATTTCTTATCATagttttgatgaaaataaaacattaaaagagCTTGTGTTTCTCTCCTATATAAGATctcttctttttaatatattatttaataaagtgtaatatttatttaacttcaccttgtacaaaatttaaaataacatctATTTTACCTGTTAACTTGTTAACttgtaaatattataaatatccttataaatatataatttaaacacaataagagcaattagaaaaaaaggataGGAACTGTATTACCTTTAGTTCTGTGTAtaagtttaatacaaaatttaccttACAAgtgcttaattttaaaattaattatacctTGTTTAAGAACAACTTCAAATTCAAAGTGAAAAACGTATTTTccatacattaaataaaaatgtgggctgatcaaaatattaaaaaaaaaattaattcaaattcgtttttagtattttaagtGACTTTATTATTCGAATTGTTTTATAATGCgtttcttgtgtttttctaaagctccttcaaaaacttgaaaaaggtTAAAAACCGCATTTAAAAACTGCTTCATTTTATAAGTACTTTAGAAAACTGTTTatgcaattggatttttttataaagttaaataattgccaaaaaattcaaatactaaaatttaaaaacaaattgaattggtataattttactgtttttctatttttcatgtaataaaataaaaaacaaattgaaataaccTCTCTGTAGCTTAAATACAGACATCTTTGATCATATTTTACTTATATGCGTTGCAGAGCGAGAActgattttattggaaaaaatgtcaagatacaaaattttggaaattgaTAGCTCCACGAAAGtcacaatattttgcaatttgagctacaagaaaatattataaatttgtttacaaaattaaacactttacaaaaaatgtataagatgcagttttaatagaatttaatttggtaccgtattttctttaaatcaaaaaatacgcaccacaaaattaaaacaaaaaaaaaaacccacgagtaattttttttcccGCTGAAAGTTTCATTGTAATTCACAGTATTTTATGCTATCAGTTTTTAcgcaaaaaaatactaaattttgcgaaaagctttttgatcctgaattttctattctttttaGGCTCTCCAGTTTAGTTTCCAATACTTTAGTATTAGGCTCTGAACAATAAGTCTAGATGTCATTCAAATTTTATGTTTactcgtcttgttttaaatattttttattgctgACATTAatcagttcaatttttttaaatcgtgaaTCATTGCCagtaaaaacaactaaaaaaagacTAGCcgaaaaacctttaaaacaaaCGTACTGATGATTTGAAACTGAATTTCACgtctgaaaatttttaaaaggcgtttttattgaatttatatgaGTACATGCTCGCAAATGTAAATCTTCTACTCCAAATTTCTAGGGGTACCACAATTATTCAGGCGTTTGCAACCAAGGACAACCTTCAACTAATATGTTTACTTCAATAAAACTAAGCTGATTTTGTTAAGTCAAAGTCGAACATATCTTGAGAATTTGTATTATCAACtcgtgattttaattttattcacccAAAGTTGATGTTTTCAACTGTCGATTTCCAACTATAGAGTTACTAATCCTTAGATttgtatatttcttaaaaatatgaaagcttaaaaacaaacttgGGTTTTAACATAAAcacattgatttttgttttattattttgaagcaaatagaatttttgaatatttgaattgaagttgcagttttcttattttaactggttgaagaaaaataaaacaatctctacgtaatttttgtaaaaaaaaacagagcaaaacactttcttaaaaataatgcaGCTTCTTGTGACTTTCATAATCAGTTAAGAATGAAATATCTAAACAAATGTATTTGGAAACCCAAAGTTTCTTAATAAAAGTGTAATTTTATAGTAAAGTCAGGCTTCCTTTGCCAAGTTTTTCACATTGAACTGAACATAAAGTTGGAAAATGAGTGCTTccccaaaatgttcacttggCTGCTTAACTATTGAAAAGaccaaatataaaatcaaaaaaatttttcaaatactatACTATTAATGTTTTCAAAGAATTCGTGTGCAGCGTACACCACCTTTAAAGTCAGTATGTGACTGCCAAAAAATTTGAGAATGGTGACAATAACGATTCTATAATTTAATATATGTTCTTTTTAATCTTTGGCGTAATTGAACAACATGTTAAAATTAAACCCCGTGTTTTTGGACACAGTATTTTCGCTtgataagttctttattttaataaaaccacGTTTTATGGCCAACTTTCGATTTTAAACTAGAATAAAttagtgaataaaaaaaattcacctTGCGTTCTAACTCTAGAGTTGTAATGAACTCTAAAGTTGGTCAACTTGTAAGTTTTCATTAAGTTAAGCAATAGTGAAAGAAATCGTCTTCAGTACGGTATATGCACAAGTAAGACCCTAAAAGTAAATGAAATATATCTACGAGTAAATAGGTAttccaaaatttacaattttggatttaaaacatttttttcaacaaacgaCAAAAACTAGGCAAAAGATTTGAAAACATTCGAGCTTCCCCAAAGTCAACACCGAAAATTTAGtaatttagctttttttaacatttaattttattctgaaagaagttaaaactatttaagtattcataacaataagtttattttaacaacCTGTGGGTAATATGTTTTTTACAATAAActttgttgagaaaaaaaagagtaaaagtTAAACTTCTTCATTTACATCCAAGgtccatttaaattttattggattGGATCTATATTTACCTACCTACGTTTGCATCATctcaacaaaatttctttttcttgaatctTTTCGACCTTGGCCTACCTGGAAATTTTATGATATGAAATTAAATGACAGAACCATAAACTTCATcggaaatgttaatatttttaacaacttgttGCTTATTCAAAGTCAAAATCATAAAACTGATGATTGTTAAACAATATTGTACTCCGCCCCATAGCCGtaacaaatacaataaaattacCACAGTTCCATGTAAATACGTTGGCtactttttttgaagaagaagaaaccgaagatttcaaaattttaaagaaccaTCAAAGAACTCAAAGCGAGAAACCCCAAAAGTCCTTCATTAAAAACacgattgatttttttgtatcaataaaaaacaaagaaaactttatttacaatttttgtctgtttttctattaaataattagataataataataattgatattttttccaccatcaattaataataataaatatctcTGTCATTAtataatagtgttttttttttttttgttattttgtttgtatagataaatcttaaaatctaattaaagtttatttattttattttgtttttatttaaaaatttaatttccataatatttacaattttttgacaaagatttatttcttctatttccaaaataaaatcagaaaaaaatatcaaattaaaaataaaataataataacaaacaataaaaacgttATACAGAAAgattatacaaatattaaatatggaaatgttaattttttaaaatttgtttgctgACAATGAACAAGAATTTGTTTGTgtgaattttacaatttttgtataatttttagtCATATTTTGTGTTgctaatttttacaatttaaatgaattaaatttacaatctattttttgtttagtaataATATATCAACTTATACAACTATgcacatttaaaacaaattaatttatatatataattttatttaataaataaaatactgttCCTCGCGtgtatctattttttgtttttgtatataactacgacgacgatcttaaatttaaataatttttgtttattatttttgttttgtttgaagaacCACATTCAATAATCACTTTTGCACAAAGGTTTGAAGACCTTATGAGAATCCTTTGAAGTTGTACTAAATTAGAGCGAAAGTTTCGAGGGGACGAGACGAGATGAGGTGTTTTTTCTACTTTCGGGAAGtgtgtttttaataaagtacCGGCACCGGTCTTCTGAGGGCACTGTCCATCGAATCGACCATGTTGTTGGGCGTCATGGTGCCAGGACTGGATCCAGGTGAGGAGGCTGTTGAGGTGTTGTAGAGTCCGTTTGTATGCGCCGCATACAGCGAGGGAGCGGACATGCCGCTGTAGATGCCGGAGTAGAACGAGCTCAAGGTGGTGGGTGGTAGTTGGGGGGCTTTTTGCGCTTCGAGGTGGTGCTGGGATTGATTTGAGGCAGCTGCCGCCGCTGCGGCTTGTGTCTGGTGGAGCTTGGACAGAGCGAGTGGGTCGAATCCGCCGAAATAGGGAACTGGGTAGGGCTGGTCTAAGTGGTGTGATGGGGCGAAGTATGGAGGCAGCTGATGGAAGGGATTGTACGAACCAGCCGAACTGCCGTTCATCTGTTGCTTTGAATTGCCGCCGGGACCCATCTGGAGGCCTTGTGGACCAGCATGTAGGGGGTTCTTGGGCTTGCGACGTGGGCGATACTTGTAGTCGGGGTGTTCTTTCATGTGTAGAGCTCGTAGACGTTTCGCCTCATCGATGAAGGGTCGTTTATCTGTCTCGGCCAGGAGTTTCCATTCGGCGCCCAAACGCTTGGAGATCTCAGAGTTGTGCATCTTGGGATTGTCTTTTGCGATTTGCCGCCGCTGAAGTCGCGACCACACCATAAACGCATTCATCGGCCGCTTGATGTGTCCATCTTGGCCGGGCGAAGTGGGATGGTGGCCGCCGCCGCTGCCATTTATACTGCCAGTGCTCGAGTTCGGCGAGTGGTTCTGTTGCGAGAGGCCCATGTGATGGTTGCCCATGCTGGCTGTGCCCATGATTGGATTTCCTCCATTATTGGCACTGTGGCCGCCGACGGGAGAACCACCCATGGCAGCGGATATCGCCGCCAGACTGCCGCCCTGTGAGAAGTGCATCACTCGCTTGATATCCATTTCGGAGGGGCTGAGTCCGGATTGGGGGGCATAGTCGCCCGGTGTTGGCATGTCCATACCGCCGCTCGACAGATGGAATCCATACTGTGGATGCGACGATAGGGTTGCCATTCTCGATAGATAAATTTTGCGTGAGTTAAAAAACAACCgggttaattaaaatatatgtatttatgggATACTTTTTCGTTCACTTGTATAGTTCCAGAGATAGATATTGTATCTTTCCACTCAACAgagaaaacacaaaattaatcaATCACTTGGTATGGTATGGGATTACCTATAGATATAGGCACTAGATTCAATCAATACAGTTTATCATCACGCACAAAATTCGTAGATAGGTAGATGTAATCAAAATGTTTATGTTCACAATCTTTAGATACAAAACAAACTTATCGGGTATATGATtaatgtttctattttattttcgttcagtttatctttttttctatttttattatcgAATAAGAGAAAGCAAAACAAACGAGAACAACTTAACTCGACAAATGTATCTCAGTGACTGACTTGACTGTGGAATAATTGATTCTGACACGATCACTGAGTTGGTTGAATGACTTaggttttatcttttttttcctgttttgtatcttttacacGCATTCACACAGATACTCCACACCAGCTCAGGTAAGCGTATTCGTGTGTAGCGCAGGGGAATCCATCTCGTTTTGCCTCTTAGGTTGAAGTAGTGCGACAGGGATGGGCTGAGGGTTGGGTTTGCTTTGGCCGAAAGAGATGCAGATACAAAAACAACCTACCCAAAAGCAGGTAAGCAAACAAGAAGTATCTATGAAAGGTACGAGTGTGCGTGTTGGAGTTGGAATTGTGTGTGTGGCTCTGTCTGTACAGTGTCAACTGTAAACTCCGCACTCACACACCGAGGCTTTGTGTTTGCCAAGCAATTCCCGGATAGAATGGCTTTTTAAATGGCCTACCACTGTTCGGGGATTGTTCCTGTTGTGTTCGGCCTCATTGTTAGAGCGTGTATctgaaagagaaaaataaagatacaaaagGGGTGTGTTCCTGTGTTTTCTTGTGTTCCCTGTGTTCTCATATTATATAGTTGGCTCGTCGTCGTATGTAGTGGGTTAGTTCTCGATTCTCGCTTCTCGCAcacaaaaatatctttgtttttattttttgtatctatgtAAAATACCAAGTTTCAGATACAACACATAATTCTACTTCGTTCGAATACGTACGACGAACCAAtcacaatttattgttttttggtgtGAATTGCTTTTATGTAAACCGGGATGTTGGGATTGGGATGAATTGTATGAAATTCACTTGGGTTTTGAGAGGGTGGTATGGGGTTATGGGAGGTGGGTACCTATAGTCCTGTTTAACTATTTCTAAACACAGGCTATTCTATTGCACATTCAGTTCaaaatgtaggtaggtattttagtttgaaactttgtgtattttttttttggttttatgttttgtatccatttttatttttttattattgtagaTATTTGATTTAGTTGGTTGGTGTATCTTTGAGTGGGGAagataggtttttgtttttttttttttaatttctgttccTGTGTGTAGATATTATTatgaaatttgcatttttgtttgagttgttttttgttcttttatatttttatcaatatggATAACATTATAACAAATGTGAATGTTTGTATCTATCTTTTGCAAATTGACAAAAGGCAAGTGATTTGAAGAGTAGGTAAGAAAGGTAGAGACTTGGATTGTACCTTTGggaatttgtatcttttttattcGTTTATTTGGTTAttgtttgattaataaaattgcaAGTGGTTTTTAGTTTGTAGAcacaatatttaacaaaaaaagcaaacaaattgctcttaaaagatatttattttgaaaagttaaatagatagatatttttgcttatcaaataaataaatattgggACATtgttaatatacttttttgaacaTACTTCAGTTTTAAGTATTGCAATATCTTAAGGCATGCAGAAAAACTAAATGCATGGGTTGCGTGCATTTATTAGGAGCCTTGAGGGCAAACTTACTTAGGTATATGTATCTGTCTACTAAATTGAACACAAACAATCTTGAGAACTATTTCATTATGTGGGTAATTCTTTTACGAACCAAAAGGGTCTTGATGAAATTGGTCTACACTTCTCCCAtttcacatacattttttaagagtttcaaatcaaaaaatatatgagaTATAGGTAGTACGTGTCCAATTGTTGTATACAActacttttttaaatcataatcactcagttttatttattgcttttttgtaggtattccttcttttttttctaagaattaaATATGTTATGTctacatataaaaattataaattaaatttcttgaattaatttaaGGTCTGACAATAATTCGTAAGAAACTTGTCTTAACTTTgttaacaaatttgaaatagcttaattctttctaaaaaaagagaATTAATTTACAGTTTCTTTtcttaaagattaatttttaaaatttatattctatATATGATTCTAGAAGactgaattttgagaaaaaaaaaaagtctttacagctttttttattaagttgatactgtcaattccatttgtattgcttaaattaattttcaaagattttaacttattattaaatattaaacgaTTTTTCctgtaaaaatacaattttgtctcATACAATTTAGATTCAGTCAACTTGTTGACATTACAAATCATAGAATTTAATTCTCTATggttttcaaagatattttttctcaTCAAATACGATTTAGTTCACAGTTAATGgactttcataaaaatttatttcgagaTATTTCCTACAATAGACAAAAACTTGGTAACCTTTAAGAATTTAATGTACCTAAttcaatctatttttttatCCAATCTAAGAAATAATTAGTTGTTAAACTTGATTTTCAACGCATTATGCTGGAAACACATAAACGTATTCATACTCGTATAtcaaattttttgtatcttatagtaaatattattaatatttattataatactaagcttaaagcaatttttgtaaaaataaaattaaatcttactTAACATGCCACACAAAATAGGCTTCATTTTTCGAATAGCTAAAATTTAAACTATATGGATTGTgtaattttcaaagtttgtcttatttttaaggaaaaaaaattatttttttatgttatttacaTAGCTTGaatcttaaaaactaaatttttagctttaagatgaaaaaataaagaattttgtaacTAATATAGAACGAGAATtattagttcttaaaaattagtATCTATGCCAAAGAATCTAGCATTTTAAATATCTCTATATCACGAATTTTGGTGTTGAAATCAAAGTTTTCTATATACCTACTCGTTAAATGAAGAACTAGACCACCGTTCCTGTGGTCAATCAACGGATATGATATTGTTAGACATCGAAAAGGCAATTTATTGCGTATGGCACAATGGTAcctattatataaaaaatgataCAGTTCGACTTTCCTTTGTATCTGTGTAAAATTGTTCGGAGTTTCTCATCCGATAGATGTTATCAAGTTCATGTCAATTGTGATgtttttatgttgttatttGTCGAGTTCGGCGTCCTCCAAAGCTAAGTACTTGGTCCGGTTTTGTACAATATTTACACTTCGGACTTTCCAAGTCTACCGCAATGCGATGACACTGCAGTATTTTCATCTCATGAATTTTCTCTCAACATTGAGACAAATCTTACACATGCGATCGaaggatttgaaaaatattatacaaaatgcaaaataaagcTGAATGTTGGGACAACGCAAGTCATATTTTTTacacgaaaaagaaaagcttgctATCTTCCCAGCAATCGGCTATAGGTAAGTTGTACCACAACTGAATGGGAGCAGTCTGTTAAATACCAAGGTCTTCATCTCGATTCTAAACTAACTTTTAACCAACATACTCTTAAAAAATGAGTAATGCTATCAAGATGCTTTATCCTTTTACTAACCGACAATCTCTACtcacaaatgaaaataagattatCATTCACAAGGATATATTCCAAGTATGGGGTAACGCTGCAAATGCCATTTAAAGAAGGAGGTTTACAAAATTAGACTAAACTTTAATTCGCATTATTCAGCCCTAAGTCTAAACAGAAAAGCGAATATTGAACTGATTTCTGATAGAGTTTGTAagcttataaattattttaatatcagctgtaaaagttttgagaattttctcaTAACCCAACTTCTTGCATAATCTGTGATATATTTTAAGACTATTGcgttgttttgttcttttcttttttgatttatgttaatagttttttatattttttgtttatttatttatttgtttactaaattgtacgttaatttatttttgaatttatttattgcttatttatttatgtgttatttatttaattgtttattgttaatttacttatttgttgttgaattatttatgtgtttttaatttattatatttatttatttattttttggaatttattatgtgtttatttatttattaattcttgaTTATGTCCATATTCAATTATTTggttgttaaataatttaattttgtatttatttatttgccatttttttttgtatttattcatttattttgctaaaacttatgtttctacattttattcatttattattattctcttaatgattaatgtaaattaaattaaaattttttggttttgcatATTGTACCCAAAACTTTTTTTggcatattttgaattaatgttttttt
It encodes:
- the LOC129941670 gene encoding SOX domain-containing protein dichaete, yielding MATLSSHPQYGFHLSSGGMDMPTPGDYAPQSGLSPSEMDIKRVMHFSQGGSLAAISAAMGGSPVGGHSANNGGNPIMGTASMGNHHMGLSQQNHSPNSSTGSINGSGGGHHPTSPGQDGHIKRPMNAFMVWSRLQRRQIAKDNPKMHNSEISKRLGAEWKLLAETDKRPFIDEAKRLRALHMKEHPDYKYRPRRKPKNPLHAGPQGLQMGPGGNSKQQMNGSSAGSYNPFHQLPPYFAPSHHLDQPYPVPYFGGFDPLALSKLHQTQAAAAAAASNQSQHHLEAQKAPQLPPTTLSSFYSGIYSGMSAPSLYAAHTNGLYNTSTASSPGSSPGTMTPNNMVDSMDSALRRPVPVLY